The genome window GGAAAAAAGTGCGATGACTTTTGCCTCATCAAGGCAGATATTTAGGGTGGTTACCTCTGACGGCACAGTGCTGTTTACAAATATTCGCCCGTAAGGTTTACAAAATATACAGGAGAGAAATTGAAGCACCTTGAACTGACAGAACAAATATTAGAATTAAAAGAACAGAGAAAGGCTCTGATAATCGCACATAATTATCAGAGAGATGAGGTTCAGGCATTGGCTGACCTTACAGGGGACTCCCTTGAACTATCCAGAAAAGCTGCGGAGACCGACGCCGAGGTAATCGTCTTTTGCGGAGTGAATTTTATGGCGGAGAGTGCCTCCATCTTGTCACCACAAAAAACAGTTTTGATTCCTGCTTTGGATGCAATGTGCCCAATGGCTGAGATGATAGCCCTTGACGGCCCCAGAGGGATTTATCAAGCCTTTCCGGGCTATCAGAACCCTCCAGGATACGTGTTTCCGGCAAGCTTTACGCTAAGAGACATAAAGGCAAAGTACCCGGGTGTGCCGGTGGTAGCTTATGTAAACACAACTGCTGAGGTCAAGGCCGAAAGTGACATCTGTTGTACCTCTGCAAATGTAGTTAAGGTCATTGAGTCGCTGCCGGCAGAGCAAGTAATCTGTATCCCTGATAAGAATCTTTCCATGTGGGCACAGAAAAATACTAAAAAAGAGGTAATCTCATGGGATGGTTACTGCCATGTCCATGACAGGGTAAGAACGTCCGATGTTTCAGAGGCAAGGGCGTTGCACCCCAATGCCCTGCTGATGGCTCATCCTGAGTGCAGGATTGATGTGCTTGAGCTTGCCGACCACGTTACAAGCACCTCCGGCATGCTAAGATATGCTGCATCCTCACCGGCCTCAGAGTTCATAGTCGGTACAGAAATCGGACTGCTCTATAGACTAAGAAAAGAAAATCCCGGTAAGGTTTTTTACCCCCTGCGCAAGGACATGGTCTGTCCCAATATGAAAAAAACCAATCTTACTCTGGTGTATGAGGCCTTAAGAGATATGAAAAATGTTGTAAAGGTTCCAGAGGAAATCAGAGTGCCGGCGAATAAAGCGCTTGACAGAATGCTTGCCATTTAACATCGGCCATTTTGCTCTTTTTTCTTATTGTTATACTGTGTTTCCGGTTCCTTTAAAATCCCCTCATCTTTTCCCTCCTTCCAGTTATACCAAGTTGCAGTCAAAAGAGTAACGAGGCGGCAAGGAAAAAGCGACACAGGCGTACTATGCTCGTACGTCAAGGAGCTTTCGACGAAGCCAACAAAGTTAATCGAATGAATGCAACTTGGTATTATCTGACCACAAACGTTACAGTGTCAACAACAGCACCGGTTTTGTTAGCTATGGAGACGGTATATTTGCCGGATTGAGGTTTCCAGAGAAAGGTGTCTTTAAATACGCCGGTGTTTTCACCGTTGATTATCCACTGGAAATTCCCGCCTGCGGGTTTGTAGTTAAACGGGATAAGCTGAGTGTCGTCAGGAATATCTATATCTATGGCAAATATGGCACCCTCAACCGGATATGAGATATGTGTAATACCCTCGGATTTTACGGCTGCGATGACGGAATCCGGCTCAGTGCCTTTTATAAACCACTCAAGGCGCGGTGACTCTGAGGTCGCTGAAAATGAAATCTGTCTTTGTACTAACTGAGAAAGCGGGGCAGGGGGCTGAGACGGACTGAATCTGTGCAGATATGTCATAGCCTCAAGCCAGAGGGGGGCGGCCCCGGTTATTCCGGTCACATCCCGCATGGGCTCACCGGAGAAATTGCCGACCCAAACTCCCACCGTGTATGTCTCTGAATAGCCCACACACCAGTTATCCCGCATATCCTTACTTGTACCGGTTTTGGCGGCACTCCAGAATTTTGTGGAAAGTGGATTTTCAAGCCCAAACGTGGTGCTCCGCGCCTCTCTGTCGGAGAGGATTGAGGAAATTATAAAAACCGCCCTCTCATCCATTATTCTTTTGCCGGATATGGGTGTGTTATTAACTGTCGTCATTGACAACGGACTGTATATGCCCTTGTTTGCAAGTGCTCTATAGGCGTTAACCAGCTCCATAAGAGTTATGTCGGCTGAACCCAGTGCAAGTGATGCGCCATAGTAGTCGGCCCCTTCCGTTAAACTATCAAACCCAAGCAGTCTGAGGAGGTTGTAAAACGGCTCTATACCGGTTAAGATTATTGTCTTAACGGCAGGGATGTTGAGAGACGATGATAACGCCGTTCTCAAAGACACAGCGCCTTTGTAGGTGTTATCATAGTTTTCCGGCACGTACAGCCCTGTGGTGGTTTGTAATTGTACGGGGGTGTCTTCAATTATTGAGGCTGCGGTAAGATATTTCTTCTCTAACGCCAACTCATACAGAAAGGGTTTGAGAGTGGAGCCTGCCTGTCTTTTTGCAGTAATGCCGTCAACATGGCCGGCACTGGAGCTTAACCCTGAATTACCCACATAAGCAAGTATCCGGCCGGTTTTGTTTTCCACCACCAGAATTGCTCCATCTCTTACATTACTTTGGCGTAACCGGTAGATACTGTTGTTGAGGGTTTCGATAAGGTATCTCTGAAGATTACCGTCAAGAGAGGTTGTTAAATTATCAAAGCCTGCTTTGAGGAATTTCCTTGCAAAATGGGGAGCCAACGAGAGCGCAGGAGTTATTTTATACGGCACAGTTAACTGCTCTTTTGTGAGAGTTTCAATTTGCGCACATTCGGTGTTTTTGCCCATAGCTTTACTCAACGCGCAAGCACGTTTTGCCGTAACCTCAGGGGCTGCGTTTGGGGAGATTATTAAAGAGGCTAAGATAAAAGACTCTGTTTCGTTTAACCCGTCCGGGGACTTTCCAAAGAGACCGTAAGAGGCGGCGCTTATTCCCTGAAGCTCTCCCCGAAATGTTATCAGGTTCAAATACGCCTCAAGGATTTCGTTTTTTGACCAGTGTTTTTCGATAACCCTTGCCGCCAGGATTTGATCCCATTTTTTAGCAAATATTTTCTTGTTGCTCTTGATGTCTTTCTTTAGAACAACAGCCAACTGCATAGTAATTGTGGAAGCGCCCCTGCGCTTTTTCTTTGTATATGTATCAAGCACACCTTTTATAAGCGCTTTGTAGTCCACACCGGAATGTGTATAAAAATGCCTGTCCTCTGAAAACACCAGTGTTTGTTTGAAAGAGCCGGATATTTCGTCAACTGAAGTCCAGTTAAGCCGCCGGCCTGCGGTGTCTATGCGAATCTCTTGCAGCGGATTTCCGTGTCTGTCAAGTAAAACCACATCGCTTTTTTTGTATGATTTCTTAATGTAGTTGAATTCAGGGACTTTCCAGATGAAATCCGGGATGAAAAGTGTGATGATTAAAACCACCGGAATAAGTGGTAGTGCTGCAATGATGCCGTATTTTATAAGCCGCCTGATAATGTTCATTCAGTGCCCTGTTTTTAAGGTCTTATATCAAAGTGCTGATAATAAATAAAGTTCAGGGAATACTCAGAGTTTTTGCTTTGCTTACCTTTTCGTTTGCCATGAAACCATAAGCAGGATGATTTTATTAAGAGAATCTCTTTTTGATATAGATTAGTACGAAATTCCAATAATCATTACCGGAATATCAATGTCGGCACTTCCCCTTTTCTCCAAATCCCAAACAAACTGTTCAAAGTAGGAAACGCCGGTTGACATTTCATCTGCAAACTCTTTTATAGGTACTATTTCAACTCCGGTATCAATAACACCAAGGTTATGAAAAATAGTCATTTTCGCACACACATTATAAACCATAAATGCATATTTACCGAACTGAACCTCAACACCAAGTTTTTCCTTTACAAAATCCATGTCACGGAAAGCACCACCAGCCATCGGTTTTGGATTATGAGCTGCGGTATAATACCTTGTAGGATATTCACAATTAACCTTATAGTTAGTCCATTGCATAGAAGCAAAATGTTTTTTAAAGGATTTGTTTAGTGCAACAGGACTGTATAGCATTTTTCCTTTCATCGTTCTTTCTTTGCTTTCTTTAATAATATGTTCACCGGCATCTACAGATAAAATAACATATTCAATTTCTTTTAATAAGTGAGGGTATTTCTTTTCAACTGTCTCCTTTCCATTATTAAATGAAAAAATTCCAGCAATTATCATCTATTTGTGAACCATATTAGGCCATTCTATAGGGATTTGAGAAACACGTTCTCTGCCGGTAGGTTTAAATATTTCCTTACCAAGAGGGCGTATCTGAAGTGTGCCTTCATAATATGAGTTTAATCTCTCTGTAGCAATTTTACAATATTCTGCGTCTCTGTCTATACCCATTGCCTTGCGATTATGTTTAACGGCAGCAATGAGTGAAGAACCTGCACCACAAAAAGGATCCAAAATCCAGTCTCTTTCTTTTGTGAATGCAAGTATGCAACGCTCTATGAGTTCAATTGGAAATTGACATGGGTGAGATGTTTTCTCAGGGTGGTTTGACTTAACATTAGGAATCTCAATAACCCCTGCTTCAAACTCCTCAGTGATAATTTCCCAAAAATCAGAAGGGTTTTTACCTAAGGGATTGCCACTTGGCTGTCCGCGCTTCTCTCCCTTATAATGACGTTTACCAGGGTACTTGGATGGTACTCTTACTTTATCCAGATTAAAAGTGTAATTATCTGTTTTCGTAAACCATAGCAGTGTTTCATAACGCCCTGAAAATCTATGAGATGCATGTAAGCCATGACCAAAATGCCAAATAATTCTGTTGCGAAGCTTTAATCCTGCTTTCTTAAAGATGGGATAAAAGTAAATATCCAGAGGAAAAACCTCTCCGTTATTTACATAGTTACCAACTTGCCAACACAAACTACCTGTTTCATTCAAAATTCGCACAAATTGCAAAATAGCCGTTTCCTGCCATTGTAGATATTCTTGTAAAGACATTTCTTTTTCATAAATTTTTCCGATGTTGTAGGGAGGGGAACTGACAATGAGTGAAAAAGTATCATCCGGTAAGTTTTGACAAGCACTTAATGTATCAGCCTGTGCTACAACAAGCTGAGCGTCAGACCGAAAAGAATCATAAATCACAGGCTTGTCATTAAACATATCCATACGGTTAAGCCTACTATTTTGTCTGTGTAAAAAGCAACAATTTTTCAATACTGGTAAAGACTAATCTTTCCATAAGAATATTGAGATTATGTGCCAAAACTGTTATCCACTCAACACTGCATGGTGTCAGTTTTCAAGCACTGCCGGGGGCAATAATGTGTTCAAGGCTGATTGATATTTTCCGGCCTGTCGTGTTAGTCTTTATCGGTGTGCAATTAACGATAATTCATAACAGGAGAGACTTTTAATGTCAAATGAGGATATTCCTAAAGGCTTTTTAATATCAACTGCGGAGGCGGCTATAAAGAAACCGGGCCGCAGGGATATGACTGTCATATATTCAACTGTAAGGGCACACGCTGCAGGGGTTTTCACAAAAAACACCGTTAAAGCCGCCCCTGTTATTATAGATATGGAAAGAATATCTGCCGGGTACGGAAGGGCTGTTTTGGTCAACAGCGGAAACGCCAACGCCTGCACCGGTAAAAAAGGAATGGCGGATGCCTTGAAAATCTCCGCCACCCTGGCAAAAGCTCTGAAAATCCCCGGCTCCGAGGTGTTTATTTGCTCAACCGGCGTAATAGGCACCCCACTTCCAATGAGCAGGATAATCCCTATGATACCTCAATTAGCCGGCAACATGGGCAAATCCACCCTGCTTGATGCCGCCAACGCCATCATGACTACCGATACGTTTCCAAAGCTGTTTTCAACAGGGATGAAATTTGGTAAAACGCAGGCAACACTGTCGGCAATTGCCAAAGGCTCAGGGATGATCTGTCCCAACATGGCCACCATGCTCTCATTTGCCATAACCGATGCAGCAATTGAAACCGGAGCGCTTAAGGAGGCTCTGCTTGCCGCAGTCAATGACACCTTTAACAGCATTACAGTTGACGGACAGATGAGCACAAACGACACGCTGATAGTCCTTGCAAACGGCCTTGCCGGAAATGCACCAATAGGGCAGGGCTCGAGGGAGTTCAAAAGTTTTCAAAAGACCCTGACTGAGGCTTTCTCACATCTTTCCGATATGATAGTAAAAGACGGTGAGGGCGCCACTAAGTTTATTACTGTGGAGGTCAAAGGCGCTCCTGATAGTGAGTCCGCCCGAGCTGTAGCCGGTAAGATAGCAGACTCCCCGCTTGTTAAAACCGCCATATACGGTCATGACGCAAACTGGGGACGCATCATGGCCG of Nitrospirae bacterium YQR-1 contains these proteins:
- the nadA gene encoding quinolinate synthase, translated to MKHLELTEQILELKEQRKALIIAHNYQRDEVQALADLTGDSLELSRKAAETDAEVIVFCGVNFMAESASILSPQKTVLIPALDAMCPMAEMIALDGPRGIYQAFPGYQNPPGYVFPASFTLRDIKAKYPGVPVVAYVNTTAEVKAESDICCTSANVVKVIESLPAEQVICIPDKNLSMWAQKNTKKEVISWDGYCHVHDRVRTSDVSEARALHPNALLMAHPECRIDVLELADHVTSTSGMLRYAASSPASEFIVGTEIGLLYRLRKENPGKVFYPLRKDMVCPNMKKTNLTLVYEALRDMKNVVKVPEEIRVPANKALDRMLAI
- the pbpC gene encoding penicillin-binding protein 1C → MNIIRRLIKYGIIAALPLIPVVLIITLFIPDFIWKVPEFNYIKKSYKKSDVVLLDRHGNPLQEIRIDTAGRRLNWTSVDEISGSFKQTLVFSEDRHFYTHSGVDYKALIKGVLDTYTKKKRRGASTITMQLAVVLKKDIKSNKKIFAKKWDQILAARVIEKHWSKNEILEAYLNLITFRGELQGISAASYGLFGKSPDGLNETESFILASLIISPNAAPEVTAKRACALSKAMGKNTECAQIETLTKEQLTVPYKITPALSLAPHFARKFLKAGFDNLTTSLDGNLQRYLIETLNNSIYRLRQSNVRDGAILVVENKTGRILAYVGNSGLSSSAGHVDGITAKRQAGSTLKPFLYELALEKKYLTAASIIEDTPVQLQTTTGLYVPENYDNTYKGAVSLRTALSSSLNIPAVKTIILTGIEPFYNLLRLLGFDSLTEGADYYGASLALGSADITLMELVNAYRALANKGIYSPLSMTTVNNTPISGKRIMDERAVFIISSILSDREARSTTFGLENPLSTKFWSAAKTGTSKDMRDNWCVGYSETYTVGVWVGNFSGEPMRDVTGITGAAPLWLEAMTYLHRFSPSQPPAPLSQLVQRQISFSATSESPRLEWFIKGTEPDSVIAAVKSEGITHISYPVEGAIFAIDIDIPDDTQLIPFNYKPAGGNFQWIINGENTGVFKDTFLWKPQSGKYTVSIANKTGAVVDTVTFVVR
- a CDS encoding restriction endonuclease encodes the protein MIIAGIFSFNNGKETVEKKYPHLLKEIEYVILSVDAGEHIIKESKERTMKGKMLYSPVALNKSFKKHFASMQWTNYKVNCEYPTRYYTAAHNPKPMAGGAFRDMDFVKEKLGVEVQFGKYAFMVYNVCAKMTIFHNLGVIDTGVEIVPIKEFADEMSTGVSYFEQFVWDLEKRGSADIDIPVMIIGISY
- a CDS encoding site-specific DNA-methyltransferase — protein: MDMFNDKPVIYDSFRSDAQLVVAQADTLSACQNLPDDTFSLIVSSPPYNIGKIYEKEMSLQEYLQWQETAILQFVRILNETGSLCWQVGNYVNNGEVFPLDIYFYPIFKKAGLKLRNRIIWHFGHGLHASHRFSGRYETLLWFTKTDNYTFNLDKVRVPSKYPGKRHYKGEKRGQPSGNPLGKNPSDFWEIITEEFEAGVIEIPNVKSNHPEKTSHPCQFPIELIERCILAFTKERDWILDPFCGAGSSLIAAVKHNRKAMGIDRDAEYCKIATERLNSYYEGTLQIRPLGKEIFKPTGRERVSQIPIEWPNMVHK
- the argJ gene encoding bifunctional glutamate N-acetyltransferase/amino-acid acetyltransferase ArgJ; amino-acid sequence: MSNEDIPKGFLISTAEAAIKKPGRRDMTVIYSTVRAHAAGVFTKNTVKAAPVIIDMERISAGYGRAVLVNSGNANACTGKKGMADALKISATLAKALKIPGSEVFICSTGVIGTPLPMSRIIPMIPQLAGNMGKSTLLDAANAIMTTDTFPKLFSTGMKFGKTQATLSAIAKGSGMICPNMATMLSFAITDAAIETGALKEALLAAVNDTFNSITVDGQMSTNDTLIVLANGLAGNAPIGQGSREFKSFQKTLTEAFSHLSDMIVKDGEGATKFITVEVKGAPDSESARAVAGKIADSPLVKTAIYGHDANWGRIMAAMGTSDVHFDPLRVDIYFNKAKVVKNGLSADNDSAATEVLKEKEIHITVNLNMGKKAAKVRTCDLTEGYIRINAEYRT